The sequence CCGGTCATAAAAAAGACCGGCAGGAAACCGACAACGGTAGTGGCTACGGCGGTAAGAACTGCGCTGCCGACTTCGTATGAAGCGTTAAAAACAACTTCCAGCTTATTGTCTTCTGGTTTGGCTTCATTAAGATGATTCAAAATATTTTCACATATAATTATGCCCATATCGACGATTGTGCCGATTGCGATTGCGATGCCGGAAAGGGAAACGATATTGGCGTCGACGCCGAAAGTTTTCATCGCGATAAAGCACATCAGCACCGCCAGCGGCATCATCGAACTTATCAGTATCGAACTGCGAAGGTGCATAAGCATTATGATAACGACAATAATAGTTATCAACACTTCCTGTCTGACGGCCGTTTCGAGAGTTCCAAGCGTTTCGTAAATAAGGCCTGTACGGTCGTAGTATGGCACAACCCTGATTTGTGATACCGTTCCGTCGGCGAGTGTTTTTTTTGGCAGGCCGGGTGCAATTTCCGCAATTTTTGCTTTTACGTTTTTGATGGCCTGGAGAGGATTGAAACCGTACCTTACGACAACGACGCCTCCGACAGCTTCGCCGCCGGCTTTATCGAGCGCGCCCCTGCGAAGGGCCGGGCCGTAAGAAACTTTTGCTATGTTTTTGACATATATGGGTACACGGTCATTGACTTTTATGACTGTGTTTTCGATATCTGAAAGTTTCTTTATGAAGCCGAGTCCTCGAATTATATATTCGACTTTGTTTATCTCTATGGTTCGTGCACCGACATCGACATTGGAAGCTTTAACCGCCATAAAAATATCTTCAAGTGAAACTTTATAGGCTCTCATCGCGTCAGGGTCGGCATCGATTTGATATTCTTTTACGAATCCGCCGATGGAGGCCTCTTCGCTTATTCCTTCGGCGCCGAGCAGAGCGTAACGGACGAGCCAATCCTGAGCGGTTCTAAGTTCTTCAAGGTCCCATCCGCCTGTCGGGTTGCCTTTTTCATCCTGTCCTTCGAGAGTGTACCAGAAAATCTGACCCAGTGCCGTCGCGTCCGGCCCGAGCATAGGCTGAACGCCCTGCGGCAAAGTGTTTGCGGGCAGTGAATTCAGTTTTTCGAGAACCCTGCTCCTCGACCAGTAAAAAACTATCTTCTCATTAAAGATTATATAGATGCTCGAAAAGCCGAACATCGAATAGCTGCGGACGGTTTTTACGCCGGGCACGCCCATAAGAGCGGTAGTCAGCGGATATGTAATCTGGTCGTCGACATCTTTGGGCGAACGGCCGGGCCAATCGGTAAATACTATCTGCTGGTTCTCGCCTATATCAGGAATCGCATCTACAGCGACAGGATCTCTGGGCAAAAACCCAAGTTTCCAATCGAAAGGAGCAACGTGCAGCCCCCAGAGGATTATAAACGCGGCAAGAAGGGCGACTACGAGCTTGTTTTCCAGACAGAAGCGAATAACACCGGCAATTATTCCGGTCGGCTTTGGGTTAGTCTCGTTCATTATGTATCGTCTCGTAAGATTTTATTTTTTAAACTGCGGCAGTTTTGCGATATATTTTTCCGGGTCTTTCTCAAATTCTCCCTTGCATTGCGCACAGCAGAAATAAACTTTTTTGCCCTGATATTCGACGAATATATCCTTGTCGATGGGGCCTTCCATTACAGGACACATTGTTTGTTCAATTTCCGCCGAGGCAATTGTATTAGCTTCTGTTGCCGGTGCGGGCGGAGCGACAGGTTCCGTTTTCTTCTGGCAGCCGACTATTACGAGCAGACAAACTGCTATTAACAGCGTTAGTGCTTTTTTACTGTTCATTTTTCTATCCTTTCAAAAATTAATGCTGATGACCGGCGGGCATTGGTTTTTCCATACCTTCCGGGCTCATCATACTTGGTTTGGCTTGTATCTGAAGGTCGGCGTCAATCTTGAAATTGCCGTTTGTAACGACAGACTCGCCCTGCGACAGGCCTTCTTTAACGATATAGTAATCGCCTGCCCGAGGGCCTAAAACGACTTCTCTGCCTTCGAACGAAGGTTTGTTTGGGTCGGGCGATCTGACATATACAACAGCTCTTTTTCCGGTTATAAGCGGTGCGGTCGCGGGAATTACCAGCGGTGCAAATTCAGGGTTCTGCGCACTTACATAACCGAGGGTTTCAGTTTTGACCAAATTCATTCCGCATATATCACATTGTCCGCTTGTTTCCTTTACGACCGATGGATGCATCGGGCAAATCCATTTTCCCACCATATTGGGGTCCATAATATTGCCGCCCATAGCGACTTTCGACCTCACGACGGCGCGGACGAACATTTCAGGTTTTAATTTTCCATCGGGATTTTGTACATTTACTCTTAATTTTATAGTTCTGGTTTGAGGGTCTAAAACAGGAGATATGAAGCTTATGACTCCTTTGAATATTTCTCCCGGATATGCTTCGGTGGTGAATTCGACTTCCTGTCCGTATCTGAGCCAGACCAAATCTGATTCGTAAGCGTCGAGCTTGACCCACACCTCCGACAAATCGGCAATAGTGTAAATTTTCGTTCCGGTATCGATATACATTCCCTGGTTGGCGTTCTTTTCAATCACTATTCCGCCGATAGGCGAAGTTATAGTTACATGGTCGGTCGGCCGACCGGTCTTTTCGACTTCCTGAATTTGCTCGCTGGTCAATCCCAATAGACGCAGTTTTTCCCTTGTAGCGTTCAGTGTCTCGTTAGCCGAGCGAACCATCATTTCAGAACTGTCCGGCTTGAGTTTTTTTTGCGATTGTGCGGCCTGCAGCAGTTCAGCCTGAGCGCTGATAAGCTGGGGGCTGTAAAGATAGACCATGTGGTCGCCTTTTGAAACCACTATGCCTGTAAAATCAACATATAATCTGTCGATTCTGCCGGGCACCCACGCCGTAATATATTTTATTTTCGATTCGTCGTAATCGACTTTGCCGAACATTCTGATTTGAGTTTCTACGAATTTTCTTTCAACAGGAGTTGTTTGTATGTCCATCAGTTTTAAAGCTTCGTTTGAAAAAGAGATTTCTCTTTTCGCCGCACCAGGATTTTCCTGATTTACGGGTACGAGATTCATTCCGCAGAGAGGGCACTTCCCCGGATTTGGCTGATGGATTTGAGGATGCATTGAACATGTCCACCATTGCTCTTTAGCCTGCCCGGTTTGCTGGGATACGGATGTCTCGGTTTTCTTTGAGCTGCTTATAAATCCCTTGGACAAAAAACCTGCGAGGAAAACTATTATCAGTATGATTATTGTTTTTCTTTTCATTTTTTTATTTCCTGTCGTCGAAATTTTAATTCAGCGGGACTCCGGCCAGCATTTCCATTTCCGCGATTTTTTGCTGATTATCCGTCAGCAGCCTGCGATAGTCGAGGTTGTATTGCAGCAGAATACGCTGAGAATCGATAAGTGAAAGAAAATCGACCGTTCCCGACCTGTAAGCCGCTTCCGATGCGTTTACAAGCTCTTCGGATTTCGGAATAATATCGCCGTAGAGATTTATTTTTCTCTGGGTTTCTTCTATTTCATATAAAACCGCTGCGACCTGAGCGGTTAAATTGTTTTCAGTATTAATTTTTTGCCAGGTAATTTTTCTTTCATTCATTTTCGCCTGCATCTCGGCGGCTTTATAGCTGTCTCGCCACAATGGAATGTTCATCTGGAAAACAAGGGCGACGGAATCATGGCCGCTATTTCCGCCGCTTTTATCGAATTGAGTCCACTCGACTCCCAATCCTATATCGGGATAAAATTTCTTTTGCGCGAGTTTGATTTCATTTTTCGCCGATTCAATCATCCATTTTAATTCGGCAATTTCAGGATTTTTTTCTTTGAGCGAATTTATCAGTTGATTGTAATCAATCGTGAGTTTGGATATAACAGGCGTCTGCGGCCAATCGAGGCCGTCCTGAGCAGGGCGGTTGAGTATCGCGTTTAGTCTGGCGGTCTGGGGTTTTTTAAATTCGCTAAGACTGGTGAGAATTTCATCGAGTCTGGCAAGCTCAATCTGCGCCCTTATCACATCGGGATGAGTACCTGCGGCTGTGGTATATTTTGTAAGAGCAATCTGCTCGAAATTTTTAATCAGTTCTAAATTCTGCTGTGCGATATCGATGGCGTCCTTTAGATATAGAAATTCAAAGAACTCTTTTTTAACCTGCCAGTTAAGTTTGAGTTTTGCCGCTTCGAATCTCTGCCTCGCGGCTTTTGCCATTGCCGAAGCGGAATCCGTTTGTGCCTCTATTTTTCCTATCCAGGGAAAAGTTTGCATAATGGAAGCCATCTGACCCATCTGCATATCAGACTGGCGGACATATTTGCCATAACTGAACTGCGGGTCGGGAAGGGCTTTGGCCTGCGGGATTTGCTCTAAAGAGGCTTTCCATTCCTCGAATTTGGATTTCAGCTCGGCGTTATTAAGCGATGCGAAGGTTAAGTAATCCCCTAAAGTTTTAAGACTGTTGGAATCGGGCGAATTGACATCAGCAATACTGATTTGGCTCAAAATCGCTAATACTAAAAACCCCAATATTCTACTATTCATATCCACTCCATAGGAATACTTCTATGTTGTACAATTAAAATACGCTGGCATCAAGAGAATGTTCCCGCTCTAAGATAATTTTATATATATTAATATCGGAAAGAAACGGGAGTTTTCCTTAGAGTTGTTTTTTTATTAACTTTTTTGTATTACTGGTGTTATGTCGCAATCATTCTAATCAGTCCCCAGAATGCGGCCATAATGCCGAT comes from Phycisphaerae bacterium and encodes:
- a CDS encoding efflux RND transporter periplasmic adaptor subunit, coding for MKRKTIIILIIVFLAGFLSKGFISSSKKTETSVSQQTGQAKEQWWTCSMHPQIHQPNPGKCPLCGMNLVPVNQENPGAAKREISFSNEALKLMDIQTTPVERKFVETQIRMFGKVDYDESKIKYITAWVPGRIDRLYVDFTGIVVSKGDHMVYLYSPQLISAQAELLQAAQSQKKLKPDSSEMMVRSANETLNATREKLRLLGLTSEQIQEVEKTGRPTDHVTITSPIGGIVIEKNANQGMYIDTGTKIYTIADLSEVWVKLDAYESDLVWLRYGQEVEFTTEAYPGEIFKGVISFISPVLDPQTRTIKLRVNVQNPDGKLKPEMFVRAVVRSKVAMGGNIMDPNMVGKWICPMHPSVVKETSGQCDICGMNLVKTETLGYVSAQNPEFAPLVIPATAPLITGKRAVVYVRSPDPNKPSFEGREVVLGPRAGDYYIVKEGLSQGESVVTNGNFKIDADLQIQAKPSMMSPEGMEKPMPAGHQH
- a CDS encoding YHS domain-containing protein, which encodes MNSKKALTLLIAVCLLVIVGCQKKTEPVAPPAPATEANTIASAEIEQTMCPVMEGPIDKDIFVEYQGKKVYFCCAQCKGEFEKDPEKYIAKLPQFKK
- a CDS encoding TolC family protein produces the protein MNSRILGFLVLAILSQISIADVNSPDSNSLKTLGDYLTFASLNNAELKSKFEEWKASLEQIPQAKALPDPQFSYGKYVRQSDMQMGQMASIMQTFPWIGKIEAQTDSASAMAKAARQRFEAAKLKLNWQVKKEFFEFLYLKDAIDIAQQNLELIKNFEQIALTKYTTAAGTHPDVIRAQIELARLDEILTSLSEFKKPQTARLNAILNRPAQDGLDWPQTPVISKLTIDYNQLINSLKEKNPEIAELKWMIESAKNEIKLAQKKFYPDIGLGVEWTQFDKSGGNSGHDSVALVFQMNIPLWRDSYKAAEMQAKMNERKITWQKINTENNLTAQVAAVLYEIEETQRKINLYGDIIPKSEELVNASEAAYRSGTVDFLSLIDSQRILLQYNLDYRRLLTDNQQKIAEMEMLAGVPLN